One Vibrio campbellii CAIM 519 = NBRC 15631 = ATCC 25920 genomic window carries:
- a CDS encoding HD-GYP domain-containing protein, with protein sequence MQYKPEDSIKIAIADVGVGMFVTAIEQNKRVNLANAGRVSSKQGIKKLHASGVKYVWVDQKLSAQQCVFKLVEEEHDVTLSASEITTSPKIQRAFRSREAQHKRAKKLIAEAKGLAQKLLNQTFEGKLIEVNEIESWADDMIESVFIDSDALQCVSALRQKDSYLLEHSVNVACLLVSFGKHLGLDKDTLKQLAIGGIIHDVGKIKVDDEILHKPARLTPEEFEHMKLHQVFAGEIILGVKGLSDVSRDVCLMHHEKLDGTGYPRGLSGEQIPMHGRMSCIVDIYDALTADRVYKKGMSSAEAFKILLSLTPFHLDPDLVYKFINCIGVYPVGSIVQLSDGRVGIVWTSNDSQPLKPIVKCFYSRKYKRYIDVAMVDLKSSSYSVEKAIAPSSLEVDPKPFYD encoded by the coding sequence ATGCAGTACAAACCAGAAGACTCAATTAAGATAGCAATCGCGGATGTCGGTGTCGGTATGTTCGTCACTGCCATTGAGCAGAACAAACGCGTCAATCTTGCGAATGCTGGCCGGGTTTCTAGCAAGCAGGGCATCAAAAAGTTACATGCGAGCGGTGTGAAGTACGTTTGGGTCGATCAGAAACTTTCAGCACAACAGTGCGTCTTCAAGCTAGTCGAAGAAGAACACGATGTTACCTTGTCTGCCTCAGAAATCACGACGTCACCCAAAATCCAACGTGCTTTTCGTTCTCGTGAAGCACAGCATAAGCGTGCGAAAAAGTTGATCGCAGAAGCGAAAGGGTTAGCTCAGAAGCTCCTAAACCAAACGTTTGAAGGTAAACTCATCGAGGTCAACGAGATTGAATCGTGGGCCGATGACATGATCGAGAGCGTTTTCATCGACTCTGATGCGCTTCAATGTGTCTCTGCATTACGCCAAAAAGACAGCTACTTGCTTGAGCATTCTGTAAACGTGGCATGCTTGTTGGTTTCTTTCGGTAAGCATTTGGGCTTAGATAAAGACACGCTCAAGCAATTGGCGATCGGCGGTATCATTCATGATGTAGGTAAAATCAAAGTCGATGACGAGATCTTACATAAGCCTGCGCGTTTAACGCCTGAAGAGTTTGAACACATGAAACTTCACCAAGTATTTGCTGGTGAAATCATCTTGGGTGTAAAGGGGTTGAGTGATGTCAGTCGAGACGTATGTTTGATGCATCACGAAAAACTGGATGGTACGGGTTATCCACGTGGCTTATCTGGTGAACAAATCCCCATGCACGGTCGCATGAGCTGTATTGTCGATATTTACGATGCATTGACCGCAGATCGTGTTTACAAAAAGGGCATGAGTTCAGCGGAGGCGTTTAAAATCCTATTGAGTTTGACCCCGTTCCACCTTGATCCCGATTTGGTGTACAAGTTCATCAACTGCATTGGCGTATACCCTGTCGGTTCGATTGTCCAATTGAGCGACGGACGAGTCGGCATTGTGTGGACATCCAACGATTCTCAGCCGCTGAAGCCAATCGTAAAGTGTTTCTACTCACGTAAATACAAGCGTTACATCGATGTCGCGATGGTGGATTTAAAAAGCAGTTCGTATTCGGTTGAGAAAGCGATAGCGCCGTCATCGTTAGAAGTGGATCCAAAACCTTTCTACGACTAA
- a CDS encoding putative bifunctional diguanylate cyclase/phosphodiesterase, giving the protein MTNKVDQIISEHDREFLQIVEQRFIHIFDVFNEGLFYMDEFGSMVFYNQCFYEQFGINAGRVNLDQWLELVHPLDRERLSKRVDAHINTNNERVTTTYRLRKPNGQYVWIEGVAMTKETEHGHYMVGSHRDISERKLMESYIHQVAFHDNASGMANRAHLLLNINELIESKSTHASIFYIQIEEIKSYLNQYGSELVDGLVEKLLQTLSHLPSPNCTVYRVHDDDFAILVLDEVPLEDLQVYAKTIKRNYHDAVVEKGQYLGSNISIGLYPCIDPEHSAEEIVRKAARTCQYANEKNKDRIAVYSQKTQYAVDRYFFIEQGLKNALEERTLSVKFQPIVSASDLQVVSFESLVRWRSKEFGEIYPDEFIPVAENKGLIVELGYQVFEKACQFIKSYRERYQNQVRVNVNVSVLQLLNSEFPSKIKAMADQVGIEPQAIVLELTETFILDNNQAAIAPLNTLRELGFSLSMDDFGAGYSSLNCFFDLPMTQIKIDKSMAWKTLTNRSSREYLKFLITMCREQNIEVVIEGIEDAKMCDFFAEMGVDYLQGYWFSKPLSVASASRYTLSQ; this is encoded by the coding sequence TTGACCAACAAGGTTGATCAAATCATTTCAGAGCACGATCGTGAGTTTCTGCAGATCGTTGAGCAACGCTTCATTCATATCTTCGATGTGTTTAATGAAGGGCTCTTCTACATGGACGAGTTCGGTAGTATGGTTTTTTACAACCAATGCTTTTATGAGCAGTTCGGTATCAACGCAGGACGCGTCAACCTCGACCAATGGCTAGAGTTGGTACATCCGTTAGACAGAGAGCGCTTATCGAAACGCGTTGACGCCCACATCAATACCAACAACGAACGTGTGACAACCACCTATCGTCTTCGCAAACCAAACGGTCAATATGTTTGGATTGAAGGTGTCGCAATGACCAAAGAAACCGAGCACGGTCACTACATGGTCGGCAGCCATAGAGATATTTCTGAACGAAAGTTAATGGAAAGCTATATTCACCAAGTGGCATTTCATGATAATGCATCTGGCATGGCAAACCGTGCACACTTGCTTTTGAATATTAATGAGTTAATCGAATCCAAGAGCACGCATGCGTCGATTTTTTATATTCAGATTGAAGAAATCAAATCTTACCTTAACCAATATGGCAGTGAGCTTGTCGACGGCTTGGTCGAGAAGCTGCTGCAAACCTTAAGCCACCTACCTTCTCCAAACTGTACCGTCTATCGAGTCCACGACGATGACTTTGCGATTTTAGTGCTTGATGAAGTGCCGCTTGAAGATTTGCAAGTTTACGCAAAAACCATCAAGCGGAATTATCACGATGCGGTGGTTGAAAAAGGTCAATACTTAGGCAGCAATATCAGCATTGGCCTATACCCTTGCATTGACCCTGAACATTCCGCCGAAGAAATCGTTCGCAAAGCAGCACGCACTTGCCAATACGCGAACGAGAAAAACAAAGACCGCATCGCGGTGTACAGTCAGAAAACCCAGTATGCTGTGGATCGTTATTTCTTTATCGAGCAAGGTTTGAAAAACGCTCTGGAAGAAAGAACGCTGAGCGTAAAATTTCAGCCAATCGTCAGTGCATCCGATTTGCAGGTGGTGAGTTTTGAATCTCTGGTACGGTGGCGCAGCAAAGAATTTGGCGAAATCTACCCGGATGAGTTTATCCCTGTAGCAGAAAACAAAGGCTTGATTGTCGAGCTTGGCTACCAAGTGTTTGAGAAGGCATGTCAGTTCATTAAGAGCTATCGAGAACGCTATCAAAATCAAGTTCGCGTGAATGTGAACGTGTCCGTATTGCAGCTGTTAAACAGTGAGTTTCCAAGCAAAATAAAAGCAATGGCGGACCAAGTAGGCATCGAGCCTCAAGCCATTGTACTTGAGCTTACCGAGACCTTTATTCTGGATAACAACCAAGCAGCCATTGCACCTTTGAACACACTACGAGAGCTTGGTTTTTCACTGTCTATGGATGATTTTGGTGCAGGCTACAGCTCATTAAACTGCTTCTTCGATTTGCCGATGACGCAAATTAAGATCGATAAATCGATGGCGTGGAAAACCCTGACCAACCGTTCTTCGCGTGAGTATTTGAAGTTCTTAATCACCATGTGTCGTGAACAAAATATCGAAGTGGTGATTGAAGGCATTGAAGACGCGAAGATGTGTGATTTCTTTGCTGAAATGGGCGTGGATTATCTGCAAGGTTATTGGTTCTCAAAGCCCCTGTCAGTGGCAAGCGCAAGCCGATACACGTTAAGCCAATAG
- a CDS encoding response regulator produces MSVFNLTCVDDQREVLSAVLQDLQSLSRWLNIEDCESADEVLELMDELDAEGEMIALIISDHVMPGKTGVELLTEISKDSRFIRTRKVLLTGQATHTDAINAINSAGIDRYFEKPWQAEQLVECVRNLVTKYIFDMGLDYTQYHEHLDQNVVFDRLR; encoded by the coding sequence ATCAGCGTTTTTAATTTAACTTGCGTTGATGACCAGCGAGAGGTGTTAAGTGCGGTTCTGCAAGACTTACAGTCGTTAAGCCGGTGGCTCAACATTGAAGATTGCGAGTCTGCCGATGAAGTACTTGAATTAATGGATGAGTTAGACGCAGAAGGCGAGATGATTGCGTTGATCATTTCGGACCACGTGATGCCGGGTAAAACAGGTGTTGAGCTACTAACGGAGATTTCCAAAGATAGTCGATTTATTCGTACGCGCAAAGTCCTGCTTACTGGGCAGGCGACGCATACGGACGCCATCAATGCGATCAACTCTGCGGGTATCGACCGTTATTTCGAGAAGCCTTGGCAGGCAGAGCAGTTGGTAGAGTGTGTGAGAAATTTAGTCACCAAGTACATCTTCGATATGGGTTTAGACTACACCCAGTACCACGAGCACTTAGATCAGAATGTTGTGTTTGACCGCCTGAGATAA
- a CDS encoding GNAT family N-acetyltransferase, protein MITIREFQEEDAPTLWALFFNTVRNVNRRDYTEQQVKAWAQEGFDSQLWLKKMISIQPFVAELDGVIVGYSDVQPSGLVDHFFCHHEYQGQGVGRALMTHVIKQAEAKGLDRIYSEVSITARPFYEHMGFTVVNEQQIEVRGATLTNYVMERYLDEKDM, encoded by the coding sequence ATGATCACAATTCGTGAATTTCAAGAAGAAGATGCCCCGACGCTCTGGGCTCTTTTCTTTAACACAGTGCGAAACGTTAATCGCAGAGATTACACCGAGCAACAAGTGAAGGCTTGGGCGCAGGAGGGGTTTGACTCTCAGCTTTGGTTAAAGAAGATGATATCTATCCAGCCGTTTGTCGCCGAGTTAGATGGTGTCATCGTTGGTTATAGCGATGTACAGCCAAGTGGGTTAGTCGATCACTTTTTCTGCCATCATGAATACCAAGGTCAAGGTGTAGGACGTGCATTGATGACTCATGTAATCAAGCAAGCAGAAGCAAAAGGGCTGGACCGGATCTATTCAGAGGTGAGTATTACCGCTCGTCCTTTCTATGAGCACATGGGTTTTACTGTTGTGAACGAGCAGCAAATCGAAGTCCGTGGTGCAACGTTAACCAACTATGTAATGGAAAGGTATCTAGACGAAAAGGATATGTGA
- a CDS encoding GNAT family N-acetyltransferase, producing MEFVPVDLSRHLDLCIAFRKDAYEVSFGHQDGFDTQEITSWFTSIAEDPQAGFFHVIKDNQIVGQLECRYPVLDEEGRKFGYINLFYLLPEFRNQGLGRQLQDFLLKLFANHGCGYARLRYIPGNDAGERFYYKNGWRPVGDPGDRGQLMQIDLLEYI from the coding sequence ATGGAATTTGTTCCTGTAGATTTATCACGTCATTTGGATTTGTGTATCGCGTTTCGAAAAGACGCTTATGAGGTCAGTTTTGGCCATCAGGATGGGTTTGATACCCAAGAAATCACCTCTTGGTTTACGTCGATTGCGGAAGATCCCCAAGCAGGGTTCTTTCATGTCATCAAAGACAATCAAATCGTTGGGCAGTTGGAGTGTCGATATCCAGTTTTAGACGAGGAAGGACGTAAATTCGGTTACATCAATTTGTTCTATTTACTGCCCGAATTCCGTAATCAAGGGCTCGGTAGGCAACTGCAAGATTTTCTCCTTAAGCTTTTTGCCAATCACGGCTGCGGGTATGCGAGACTGAGGTATATTCCCGGAAATGACGCAGGTGAACGTTTCTATTACAAAAATGGTTGGCGTCCGGTGGGAGATCCTGGTGACCGTGGGCAATTAATGCAGATCGATTTATTGGAGTACATATGA
- a CDS encoding tetratricopeptide repeat protein produces MKRALSNKHQFWVLHVVATSKQYMGEYDEAISLFIQSQASATELYLSFSYQHLGKLYVEQGRLKEAEALFNEALNIRRKYDKPLLESSTLKALQGLEELRKNSTRNLYEP; encoded by the coding sequence GTGAAACGCGCTTTGAGTAACAAGCATCAGTTTTGGGTTTTGCACGTTGTGGCAACATCAAAACAGTACATGGGCGAATATGATGAAGCGATAAGCTTGTTCATACAAAGTCAGGCGTCTGCTACTGAGCTGTATTTGAGCTTTAGTTATCAGCATTTGGGCAAGTTGTATGTAGAGCAGGGGCGATTGAAAGAGGCAGAAGCGCTGTTTAATGAAGCACTTAACATCAGACGAAAATACGATAAGCCGCTTCTGGAGTCATCAACGTTAAAAGCGCTCCAAGGATTGGAAGAGTTAAGGAAGAACAGTACAAGGAACTTATATGAACCGTAA
- a CDS encoding peptidase E, whose translation MQKHFVVLGGGGWMMGEIPSQLDQYILSLTGKKNPKICYLSTATGDAEEVITRFHNAKLSENLSHFPLFKLEKGWRTKLFEQDVIYVGGGNTRSMLALWKEWGIDDILKECYHRGIILCGMSAGAICWFDYGITDSDPEAYSIIKGLGLLKGLASAHFVENDEKHDLFERFSRSHLDVICYGLSDYAALHFVDGNPSKAIYSDENAQITIRNGNDEISKR comes from the coding sequence TTGCAAAAACATTTCGTTGTTCTTGGCGGAGGCGGTTGGATGATGGGAGAGATCCCAAGCCAACTCGACCAGTACATCTTGTCTTTAACGGGTAAGAAGAACCCAAAAATCTGTTATCTCTCAACTGCTACTGGCGATGCGGAAGAAGTTATCACCCGTTTCCACAATGCTAAGTTGAGTGAAAACCTCTCGCACTTTCCTCTGTTCAAGTTAGAGAAAGGCTGGCGAACCAAGTTGTTCGAGCAAGATGTGATTTACGTTGGTGGTGGCAATACCCGTTCTATGTTGGCTCTCTGGAAAGAGTGGGGCATCGATGACATTCTCAAAGAGTGTTACCACCGCGGCATCATACTTTGCGGGATGAGTGCTGGCGCTATTTGTTGGTTCGATTATGGGATTACTGATAGTGATCCAGAGGCTTACTCCATCATCAAAGGGCTCGGTCTTTTGAAAGGTTTAGCATCTGCTCATTTTGTTGAGAACGACGAGAAACATGACCTGTTTGAGCGCTTCTCTCGTAGTCATCTTGATGTAATCTGCTACGGCCTCAGCGATTATGCTGCGCTGCACTTTGTCGATGGTAATCCAAGCAAAGCCATATATAGCGATGAGAATGCTCAAATCACAATCCGAAACGGCAATGATGAGATTTCAAAGAGATAA
- a CDS encoding DUF1287 domain-containing protein, which translates to MSLHSLKSNNFKPGDIVTWMLPGNLPHIGIVTDDLSTDKRRPLIVHNIGGGVVL; encoded by the coding sequence GTGAGTTTACACAGTTTAAAAAGCAATAATTTTAAGCCTGGTGACATTGTCACGTGGATGCTGCCCGGGAACCTTCCTCATATTGGTATCGTTACCGATGATTTATCGACAGACAAACGACGACCTTTGATTGTTCACAACATAGGAGGAGGTGTCGTATTGTAG
- a CDS encoding PAS factor family protein encodes MKTLIYDTLVNLANQEPEHHAKIRQNLYEQLDLPFDKQLALYSCALGPASSGKLESRQGIDNAVDSAIRLLTTPER; translated from the coding sequence ATGAAAACGCTTATTTATGACACGCTTGTCAACCTTGCTAACCAAGAACCTGAACACCACGCAAAAATCCGCCAAAACCTTTATGAACAGTTGGATTTACCATTTGATAAGCAGCTTGCTCTTTACTCATGCGCACTTGGCCCAGCCAGCTCTGGTAAATTAGAAAGCCGTCAAGGTATCGACAATGCGGTAGACAGTGCGATTAGATTATTGACGACGCCTGAACGTTAA
- a CDS encoding SDR family NAD(P)-dependent oxidoreductase, translating into MSKVAIITGASRGIGKTISHYFAKEGYTLVLLALNTKNLEQAQTELKVKYPSCLVETASVDFNNPSDVESAIKSILEMHENIDVLVNSAGVLAAGNTDISLATLSELVNVNLLSTITACNLIAEKMKQQGYGEIYNLGSTAGLVPVPKIAAYSATKAAMVSYSQSLYQELLPFGVKVCCLCSSVVYTDMTNDGRIDNKLKIETQDLAKALSFFSKPISRRCSVIDLE; encoded by the coding sequence CTGTCTAAAGTTGCCATCATCACCGGCGCTAGCCGCGGGATTGGAAAAACCATTTCTCATTACTTTGCCAAGGAAGGATACACTTTGGTGTTACTTGCCTTAAATACAAAAAACCTTGAACAGGCTCAAACTGAGCTGAAGGTAAAGTATCCCTCATGTCTAGTTGAGACGGCGTCTGTCGACTTCAATAACCCTTCTGATGTTGAATCAGCTATCAAGTCCATTCTCGAAATGCATGAAAACATCGACGTTTTGGTGAACAGCGCAGGTGTCTTGGCCGCCGGCAATACGGACATCTCGCTAGCTACGCTCTCTGAGTTAGTAAACGTCAACCTACTGTCGACAATCACGGCTTGCAATTTAATTGCTGAAAAGATGAAGCAGCAAGGGTATGGAGAAATATATAACCTTGGCTCTACGGCTGGTTTAGTTCCAGTCCCTAAGATTGCTGCATATTCTGCGACAAAAGCTGCGATGGTAAGTTACAGCCAATCGCTTTATCAGGAGCTGCTTCCGTTTGGAGTTAAGGTATGCTGCTTATGCTCTAGTGTCGTATATACCGATATGACTAACGATGGACGTATTGATAATAAGTTGAAAATTGAAACCCAAGATCTTGCAAAAGCACTCAGTTTTTTTTCGAAGCCTATCTCCAGGCGCTGCAGTGTCATTGACCTAGAGTAA
- a CDS encoding NUDIX hydrolase, with translation MKNIAMGVVVRDGKVLIQKRFRRGQGMVFEFPGGSIDPGESGNQAAVRELWEETGLQGLKRLGSHQAKNDFGGEIHYVVLRAGNDTEPQMIDEVRQQTFFWLEPSAIPLGDFYRADIEFIENHLNQYT, from the coding sequence ATGAAGAATATTGCGATGGGCGTGGTCGTAAGAGATGGAAAGGTTCTTATCCAAAAGCGCTTCAGACGAGGGCAAGGAATGGTATTTGAATTCCCAGGCGGTTCTATTGACCCTGGTGAGTCAGGTAATCAAGCAGCAGTTAGAGAGCTGTGGGAAGAAACGGGACTGCAAGGTTTAAAGCGACTCGGTAGTCATCAAGCTAAAAATGATTTTGGTGGTGAAATTCATTATGTTGTTTTACGTGCGGGTAATGATACTGAGCCTCAGATGATTGATGAAGTTAGGCAGCAAACTTTCTTTTGGCTTGAGCCAAGTGCTATTCCACTTGGTGATTTTTATCGAGCTGATATCGAATTTATAGAGAATCACTTAAACCAATACACTTAG
- a CDS encoding GNAT family N-acetyltransferase codes for MAHCSKGYGTFIVALKSKPSQKIGYAGVELVPDSNFSDIRYALLPQYQGKGYAFEASKAVLNFTLESSLVSEVYGVAVKEKFGIRKTTP; via the coding sequence GTGGCTCACTGTTCGAAAGGCTATGGCACTTTCATTGTTGCGCTAAAAAGTAAGCCATCTCAAAAAATCGGTTATGCTGGCGTCGAGTTAGTTCCTGACTCGAATTTTTCAGATATTAGGTATGCATTACTACCTCAATATCAAGGTAAAGGGTACGCGTTTGAAGCTTCGAAGGCTGTGTTAAATTTCACCTTGGAATCGAGTTTGGTGTCTGAGGTTTATGGTGTAGCGGTAAAAGAAAAATTTGGCATCAGAAAAACTACTCCGTAA
- a CDS encoding type II toxin-antitoxin system Phd/YefM family antitoxin, with protein MTTRILADVAASITELKANPMKVATSAYGEPVAVLNRNEPAFYCVPAEAYEMMMDRLEDLELLAIAKERESEESISVNIDDL; from the coding sequence ATGACCACTAGAATTTTAGCTGATGTTGCTGCAAGCATTACCGAGTTGAAAGCTAACCCTATGAAAGTTGCAACTAGTGCTTATGGCGAACCTGTTGCTGTATTAAACCGAAATGAGCCAGCATTTTATTGCGTACCTGCCGAAGCGTACGAAATGATGATGGACAGACTCGAAGATCTTGAACTACTAGCTATCGCTAAAGAGCGTGAATCTGAAGAGAGCATTTCGGTAAATATTGATGACCTATAA